A single Oryza brachyantha chromosome 8, ObraRS2, whole genome shotgun sequence DNA region contains:
- the LOC107304725 gene encoding uncharacterized protein LOC107304725, with protein MKVKSDEVTPAPAPEEILGHPFHPQHRLKLAGHDAAVEEFVCLLCTTGEGSRHCHRHRRKHWTYSSDDIDGEAVHLHVACVKKMAFESSVAGCTNGRNAQVITAPVQTMALLQQKKGKSRSALKKLVKIVVFALRVVVGVLFGDPTAIAVAVVQLIFPNG; from the exons ATGAAGGTGAAGAGCGACGAGGttacgccggcgccggcgccggaggagatCCTCGGCCACCCGTTCCATCCGCAACACAGGCTGAAGCTCGCCGGCCacgacgcggcggtggaggagttCGT gtgccTCCTGTGCACCACGGGGGAGGGGAGCcgccactgccaccgccaccgccgcaagcACTGGACCTACAGCTCCGACGAcatcgacggcgaggccgtgCACCTGCACGTGGCGTGCGTGAAGAAGATGGCGTTCGAGAGCTCGGTCGCGGGGTGCACCAATGGCAGGAACGCGCAGGTGATCACGGCGCCGGTTCAGACGATGGCTCTGCTGCAGCAGAAGAAAGGCAAGAGCCGGAGCGCGCTGAAGAAGCTTGTCAAGATCGTCGTGTTCGCtctccgcgtcgtcgtcggcgtgcTGTTCGGTGACCCGACGGCGATTGCTGTGGCCGTCGTGCAACTCATCTTCCCCAACGGTTAG
- the LOC107304726 gene encoding uncharacterized protein LOC107304726, which yields MELTDYERKRNIQIDRNNKVLQSFGLPELKKSLFSMFHGKGNSSEQVILAKKRRNTSNQEESGSDYEPNEEETETDSDDIDGNSLGQMVQQKHGKTLARLHQIKPLINSKMAPGTRPQKMAKSSSNNESNSVSTRSRVNPLDNAHVTDHRIGRAITSVSNHLLDWNQIRDPQESTPSPSNSPMATQFSRLSNDITDGNSATHNYDGVSETTKQFGMVVSLQAEDAPTSSEKRKQTMGHGLEKYVQRTGHKMHISFTDGKRRPQDPTQASKLASECGIHIRNHLRVATHWKMYKTNDYKKAIPAAITSIAGKFDMNANDEVARATCTNIIKDGIRQQRYRLKSKYFNNVPISEVLSKGPPPRVSPEDWAKLVEKWTDPKHKETCEKNKINREQVNFTKLQVLGVMFVQSIL from the exons ATGGAACTAACAGACTATGAGAGGAAGAGGAACATACAAATTGACAGGAATAATAAGGTGCTACAATCATTTGGTTTACCTGAACTGAAAAAGTCTCTTTTTAGTATGTTTCATGGGAAGGGAAATAGCAGTGAACAAGTTATCTTAGCGAAGAAGCGGAGAAATACTAGTAATCAGGAGGAATCTGGATCGGATTATGAACCAAATGAGGAGGAAACTGAAACAGACAGTGATGACATAGATGGAAACAGCCTAGGACAAATGGTTCAGCAGAAGCATGGAAAAACTCTTGCTAGGTTACATCAGATTAAG CCCCTGATAAATTCAAAGATGGCACCTGGTACAAGACCTCAAAAGATGGCTAAAAGCTCCTCCAACAATGAATCTAACTCTGTGTCAACACGTTCTCGGGTGAATCCATTGGATAATGCACACGTGACTGATCACAGGATTGGAAGAGCTATAACATCAGTTAGCAACCATCTCTTAGACTGGAACCAAATTAGGGATCCACAAGAATCCACACCAAGTCCAAGCAATTCACCTATGGCAACTCAATTTTCTCGGTTGAGCAATGATATTACTGATGGCAATTCTGCTACCCATAACTATGATGGGGTCAGTGAAACTACTAAACAATTTGGTATGGTTGTTTCACTGCAAGCTGAAG ATGCACCAACTAGCTCTGAAAAACGTAAACAGACTATGGGACATGGACTTGAGAAGTATGTACAGAGGACAGGTCACAAAATGCACATCTCTTTCACTGATGGTAAGCGAAGACCACAGGATCCAACCCAAGCTTCGAAGCTAGCATCGGAATGCGGAATTCACATTAGAAACCATCTGCGTGTTGCAACACATTGGAAGATGTACAAGACAAATGACTACAAGAAAGCCATCCCAGCTGCTATCACTTCTATAGCG GGAAAGTTTGACATGAATGCAAATGATGAAGTGGCTCGGGCAACATGCACTAATATTATTAAGGATGGTATCCGGCAACAGCGGTATAGGCTTAAGagcaaatattttaataatgttCCTATTAGTGAAGTGCTTTCAAAAGGCCCACCACCACGTGTCAGTCCGGAAGATTGGGCAAAACTTGTAGAGAAATGGACAGATCCAAAGCACAAG GAAACTtgtgaaaagaataaaattaatCGAGAACAGGTAAATTTCACCAAACTACAGGTTCTAGGAGTTATGTTTGTGCAATCCATTCTATG A